The following proteins are co-located in the Haloplanus sp. HW8-1 genome:
- a CDS encoding nucleoside phosphorylase — protein sequence MAIQPHLRVDEGDVRDVALLPGDPGRVERIADHCDAAEELAHNREYRLVDAEYAGVPLTICSTGVGSPSAAIALEELAAVGVETVIRPGTTGALQADVEIGDMVVATGAAKEEGTTKRYERVEYPAVPDFAVVRALTDAAEAADEAVHVGPIVTDDAFYAETDDYVADWEDAGLLAVEMEAAALFALARRKGLRAGAVCTVDGNLVRGTQKGSGDVAEDELPPKARNNVERMIRLALDAAATLG from the coding sequence ATGGCCATCCAGCCTCACCTACGGGTCGACGAGGGTGACGTTCGTGACGTGGCGCTCCTCCCCGGCGACCCGGGGCGCGTCGAGCGCATCGCCGATCACTGTGACGCGGCAGAGGAACTCGCACACAACCGTGAGTACCGCCTCGTCGACGCCGAGTACGCGGGCGTCCCCCTGACGATCTGTTCGACCGGCGTGGGGTCGCCCTCGGCGGCCATCGCGCTGGAGGAACTCGCGGCTGTCGGCGTCGAGACGGTGATCCGGCCGGGGACGACCGGGGCGCTCCAGGCGGACGTCGAGATCGGCGACATGGTGGTCGCGACGGGCGCCGCGAAAGAGGAGGGGACGACCAAGCGCTACGAGCGGGTGGAGTACCCGGCGGTCCCGGACTTCGCGGTGGTGCGGGCGCTGACCGACGCCGCCGAGGCGGCCGACGAGGCCGTCCACGTCGGGCCCATCGTCACCGACGACGCCTTCTACGCCGAGACGGACGACTACGTCGCCGACTGGGAGGACGCGGGCCTCCTCGCGGTGGAGATGGAGGCGGCCGCGCTCTTCGCGCTTGCCCGCCGGAAGGGACTCCGGGCGGGCGCGGTCTGCACCGTCGACGGCAACCTCGTCAGAGGGACCCAGAAGGGCTCCGGCGACGTCGCCGAGGACGAACTCCCGCCGAAGGCCCGGAACAACGTCGAGCGGATGATCCGCTTGGCCCTCGACGCCGCCGCCACGCTCGGGTGA
- a CDS encoding DUF63 family protein — MALLPEGFALPSLPYLFALLAGLVAVVGLLRRRRPPVTERLVLAATPWIALGSALHVLYVLGALPGAVRPLTGTPAVYLTVAILAGATWAGAAALPRRTATVVVGVGAAAALPTVVAVLASGDRLRLVPSAGILVGTALVAAGTWALLRRVRPGVAVTGRVGALAVVAHALDGVSTAVGIDLLGFGERTPLSALVLEFAASLPTADLLGTGWLFVLVKLAVVGGVVVLLTETVREAPTEGRLLLGFVAAVGLGPGVHNVLLFAVAG; from the coding sequence ATGGCGCTGCTTCCAGAGGGGTTCGCTCTCCCGTCGCTCCCCTACCTCTTCGCGCTCCTCGCGGGGCTCGTCGCCGTCGTCGGCCTCCTCCGTCGTCGCCGGCCGCCGGTGACCGAACGACTCGTCCTCGCCGCGACCCCGTGGATCGCCCTCGGCTCCGCGCTCCACGTCCTCTACGTCCTCGGGGCCCTCCCCGGCGCCGTCCGCCCACTCACCGGCACGCCGGCGGTCTATCTCACCGTCGCGATCCTCGCAGGGGCGACGTGGGCGGGCGCCGCGGCGCTCCCCCGGAGGACGGCCACCGTCGTCGTCGGCGTCGGCGCCGCCGCCGCCCTGCCGACCGTCGTCGCCGTCCTCGCGAGCGGTGACCGCCTCCGTCTCGTTCCCTCGGCCGGCATCCTCGTCGGCACTGCCCTCGTCGCCGCCGGCACGTGGGCGCTCCTCCGGCGGGTCCGCCCCGGCGTGGCGGTCACGGGCCGTGTCGGCGCGCTCGCCGTCGTCGCCCACGCCCTCGACGGTGTCTCGACCGCCGTCGGTATCGACCTCCTCGGCTTCGGGGAGCGGACCCCGCTCTCCGCGCTCGTCCTCGAGTTCGCGGCGTCGCTCCCGACGGCCGACCTGCTCGGCACCGGGTGGCTGTTCGTCCTCGTGAAACTCGCCGTCGTGGGCGGCGTGGTCGTCCTGCTGACCGAGACGGTCCGCGAGGCGCCGACCGAGGGCCGACTCCTCCTCGGCTTCGTCGCCGCGGTCGGACTGGGGCCGGGCGTCCACAACGTCCTCCTGTTCGCCGTCGCCGGGTGA
- a CDS encoding DUF106 domain-containing protein, giving the protein MARIERKVRDLVSDDAEMESVVRTVLDRAEDGEVKWVDVRDELSSGEWGRLIEKGVLVDGDAGFRLADAEAIRDGLENGEPTTTSTTSSSDDDEDESSWSMWDKGAAVVSVGLFAGYSWAPMRNVIGTIMDAVLGPLNAALPFYAVVMVLAVVTGLYSTLLQANLMDTEKMGEYQEQMQEIQEKRKKAKERGDDEALDRIQDEQMEAMGDQMGMFKEQFRPMVWIMFLTIPVFLWMYWKVGIGDPSSGQFGTMVLPFRGTVAWKQQVLGPVQVWIVWYFICSMGFTQIIRKGLNIDISPTGT; this is encoded by the coding sequence ATGGCACGGATCGAGCGGAAGGTGCGGGATCTCGTCTCCGACGACGCGGAGATGGAGTCGGTCGTCCGGACGGTCCTCGACCGCGCGGAGGACGGCGAGGTCAAGTGGGTCGACGTCCGTGACGAGCTGTCGAGCGGGGAGTGGGGACGCCTCATCGAGAAGGGCGTGTTGGTCGACGGCGACGCGGGCTTCCGACTGGCCGACGCCGAGGCGATCCGCGACGGGCTCGAGAACGGGGAGCCGACGACCACGTCGACGACCTCGTCGAGCGACGACGACGAAGACGAGTCCTCGTGGTCGATGTGGGACAAGGGCGCGGCGGTCGTCAGTGTCGGACTGTTCGCCGGCTACTCCTGGGCGCCGATGCGGAACGTCATCGGCACCATCATGGACGCCGTCCTCGGGCCCCTGAACGCGGCGCTCCCCTTCTACGCCGTCGTCATGGTCCTCGCCGTGGTGACGGGCCTGTACTCGACGCTCCTGCAAGCGAACCTGATGGACACCGAGAAGATGGGGGAGTACCAAGAACAGATGCAGGAGATCCAGGAGAAACGGAAGAAGGCCAAAGAACGGGGGGACGACGAGGCTCTCGACCGCATTCAGGACGAGCAGATGGAAGCCATGGGCGACCAGATGGGCATGTTCAAAGAGCAGTTCCGTCCGATGGTGTGGATCATGTTCCTCACCATTCCCGTCTTCCTCTGGATGTACTGGAAGGTCGGCATCGGCGACCCGTCCAGCGGCCAGTTCGGGACGATGGTGCTTCCCTTCCGGGGCACCGTCGCGTGGAAGCAACAGGTGCTCGGTCCCGTGCAGGTGTGGATCGTCTGGTACTTCATCTGCTCGATGGGCTTCACCCAGATCATCCGCAAGGGACTGAACA
- the deoC gene encoding deoxyribose-phosphate aldolase has protein sequence MDSADFAARIDHTVLGPETTLADAREVVSAAAEYGTNACVPPCYVAEVREDAPDLILMTVVGFPHGQHAPTTKREEAVVAWEDGADELDVVLNVGRLKAGDDSAVIDELAELVAAVPVPVKVIVEAPLLTDAELRRAGEAAVEADADYLKTGTGFAGPATVADVELLAEYLPVKASGGIGTAETARAMLSAGAERIGASAGVSLVEDFE, from the coding sequence ATGGACAGCGCCGACTTCGCCGCGCGCATCGACCACACCGTCCTCGGACCGGAGACGACGCTGGCCGACGCCCGGGAAGTCGTCTCGGCGGCGGCCGAGTACGGAACCAACGCCTGTGTGCCGCCGTGTTACGTCGCCGAGGTGCGCGAGGACGCGCCGGATCTGATCCTGATGACGGTGGTGGGCTTCCCGCACGGGCAACACGCGCCGACGACGAAACGCGAGGAGGCGGTCGTCGCCTGGGAGGATGGCGCCGACGAACTCGACGTGGTGCTGAACGTCGGGCGCCTGAAAGCCGGCGACGACAGCGCGGTGATCGACGAACTGGCCGAACTCGTCGCCGCGGTGCCCGTGCCGGTGAAGGTCATCGTCGAGGCGCCGCTGTTGACCGACGCGGAACTGCGCCGTGCGGGGGAGGCGGCCGTCGAAGCCGACGCCGACTACCTGAAGACGGGAACCGGCTTCGCCGGGCCGGCGACCGTCGCGGACGTGGAACTGCTCGCGGAGTACCTGCCGGTGAAAGCCAGCGGTGGAATCGGAACCGCCGAGACGGCGAGGGCGATGCTTTCGGCCGGCGCCGAGCGGATCGGCGCGTCGGCGGGCGTTTCACTCGTCGAGGACTTCGAGTAG
- a CDS encoding universal stress protein: MLEGVLARLVAVGRRLRRLERRELAAFGRWIQHTGNLLHLTVLVAVPLLIGLVTLISNALAELSFLLFPPLASGAYTLFSDPEGRYASPWKFTVGLVVGACCGWAALRLPVSLLADTAVVSPTSAALSIFLTGAATWLLDVEEPAAFSTALLVLVTDDASPEAYVTSVAVFGALVAGVFTLWRSWFYERRAQYLYDTAQGDDHVLVPMRGDHEAAERTALFGATLAAAHDAGKVVLLGMVDDGDLDDAGDTADDPATTRAAAERLEATARTVRTRAGVPCEVVVARGAPVPTTVQTATNANCDLVVTPYEEERGLLSPFVRGVFDSRFDAVAFRSTTGRRRWKRVLVTVARPGDTAHAMLDFAARLVGPSGTLSVCTCIDAEVERRGAESRLADLAETVDVDVETRVARSRVTEFIGANAGGYDLLVVGSSGDRSKASRFLSPPTFERLRDVDCDVAVVDRGRP, from the coding sequence ATGCTGGAGGGGGTGCTCGCCCGACTCGTCGCCGTCGGCCGCCGACTTCGACGGCTGGAACGGCGCGAACTCGCGGCGTTCGGCCGCTGGATTCAGCACACCGGCAATCTCCTCCACCTGACGGTGCTGGTGGCGGTCCCCCTGCTCATCGGCCTCGTGACCCTCATCTCGAACGCGCTCGCCGAACTCTCCTTCCTGCTCTTTCCGCCGCTCGCGTCCGGCGCGTACACACTCTTTTCCGACCCCGAGGGGCGCTATGCGTCCCCCTGGAAGTTCACCGTCGGCCTGGTCGTCGGCGCGTGCTGTGGGTGGGCAGCCCTCCGACTTCCGGTGTCCCTGCTCGCCGACACAGCGGTCGTCTCGCCAACCAGCGCCGCGCTCTCGATCTTCCTGACCGGCGCCGCGACGTGGCTCCTCGACGTCGAAGAGCCCGCGGCCTTCTCGACGGCGCTGCTCGTTCTCGTCACCGACGACGCCTCGCCCGAGGCCTACGTGACGAGCGTCGCGGTCTTCGGGGCGCTCGTCGCCGGCGTCTTCACCCTCTGGCGGTCGTGGTTCTACGAACGCCGTGCCCAGTACCTCTACGACACCGCACAGGGCGACGATCACGTCCTCGTCCCGATGCGTGGCGATCACGAGGCGGCCGAGCGGACGGCGCTGTTCGGTGCCACTCTCGCCGCCGCCCACGACGCGGGGAAGGTGGTGTTGTTGGGGATGGTCGACGACGGCGACCTCGACGACGCGGGCGACACGGCCGACGACCCCGCCACGACACGGGCCGCCGCCGAGCGGTTGGAAGCGACCGCCCGGACGGTACGGACGCGGGCTGGGGTTCCCTGCGAGGTGGTCGTCGCCCGCGGTGCGCCCGTCCCGACGACGGTCCAGACGGCGACGAACGCCAACTGCGACCTCGTGGTCACGCCGTACGAGGAAGAGCGGGGGCTCCTCTCGCCGTTCGTCCGCGGTGTCTTCGACAGCCGGTTCGACGCCGTCGCCTTCCGGTCGACGACGGGTCGACGTCGCTGGAAGCGCGTGCTCGTGACCGTCGCTCGCCCGGGCGACACCGCACACGCCATGCTCGATTTCGCCGCCCGGCTGGTCGGCCCGAGCGGAACCCTGAGCGTCTGTACCTGCATCGACGCCGAGGTGGAGCGACGGGGTGCCGAGTCGCGACTGGCCGACCTCGCGGAGACGGTCGACGTCGACGTGGAGACGCGGGTGGCCCGGAGCCGCGTCACCGAGTTCATCGGCGCCAACGCCGGCGGGTACGATCTGCTGGTGGTCGGGTCCTCCGGCGACCGTTCCAAGGCCTCGCGCTTCCTCTCGCCGCCGACGTTCGAGCGTCTGCGCGACGTGGACTGTGACGTGGCCGTCGTCGACCGAGGGCGGCCTTAG
- a CDS encoding adenylate kinase, with protein sequence MSEPHVLLLGAPGAGKGTQSKRLAEAFDIEHVTTGDALRANKDMDIGHMDTEYDTPRAYMDAGELVPDAVVNEIVKTALQEADGYVLDGYPRNLDQAEYLSEITDLDVVLFLDVGEAELVERLTGRRVCDDCGANYHVEFSPPETAGVCDECGGDLIQRDDDSEETVRERLRVYEENTAPVVGHYRDEGVLVEVDGEGTPDEVFESIREKVEAAT encoded by the coding sequence ATGAGCGAGCCACACGTACTGTTGCTCGGTGCACCGGGAGCGGGCAAGGGAACTCAGAGCAAACGACTCGCCGAGGCGTTCGACATCGAGCACGTCACGACGGGCGACGCCCTCCGGGCGAACAAGGATATGGACATCGGTCACATGGACACCGAGTACGACACGCCGCGGGCGTACATGGACGCCGGCGAACTCGTCCCCGACGCGGTGGTCAACGAGATCGTCAAGACCGCACTACAGGAGGCGGACGGCTACGTCCTCGACGGCTACCCCCGCAACCTCGATCAGGCCGAGTACCTCTCGGAGATCACCGACCTCGACGTCGTGCTCTTTCTCGACGTGGGCGAGGCAGAACTCGTCGAGCGCCTCACCGGCCGCCGGGTCTGTGACGACTGTGGCGCCAACTACCATGTCGAGTTCAGCCCGCCCGAGACGGCGGGCGTCTGTGACGAGTGTGGCGGCGACCTGATCCAGCGGGACGACGACTCCGAGGAGACGGTGCGCGAGCGCCTTCGCGTGTACGAGGAGAACACCGCCCCAGTCGTCGGACATTATCGCGACGAGGGCGTCCTCGTAGAAGTCGACGGCGAGGGGACCCCCGACGAGGTGTTCGAGTCGATCAGAGAGAAGGTCGAAGCGGCGACGTAA
- a CDS encoding cation diffusion facilitator family transporter, with protein sequence MSEDRTAFLKASWVNVASNVLKIAVEGTLGVLSGSLALMADAAHSVADLLASAVVLVWGRFVYDDPDASHPHGHERFEPLSALFVGGVLVLLGLKLLYDSGQALLAGPSAEYSSILVVGLAVALLVRYGCYWYTVAVNREVDSPSLRALAADSKNDVYTTLAAFVGVAGMALGYPIFDPLAGGVVSLLVIHQGIDVSRENLRYLSDGAPPAEERDRIERAIRSHPEVRGVHDFVAYYSGHVIEVEFHAEIDADHSLTSAHDIETELRERVREIEPVSDVHVHLDPAGLGEWKDASERSPSSTPTR encoded by the coding sequence ATGTCGGAGGATCGCACCGCGTTTCTCAAGGCGTCGTGGGTCAACGTCGCCTCGAACGTCCTCAAGATCGCCGTCGAGGGGACACTCGGCGTCCTCTCGGGGAGCCTTGCGCTCATGGCCGACGCCGCCCACTCGGTCGCCGACTTACTGGCGAGCGCCGTCGTCCTCGTCTGGGGACGGTTCGTCTACGACGACCCAGACGCGTCCCATCCACACGGCCACGAGCGGTTCGAACCCCTCTCCGCGCTCTTCGTCGGTGGCGTCCTCGTTCTTCTCGGGCTGAAACTCCTCTACGACTCGGGGCAGGCCCTACTCGCCGGTCCCTCCGCCGAGTACAGTTCCATCCTCGTCGTCGGCCTCGCCGTTGCCCTCCTCGTCCGGTACGGCTGTTACTGGTACACCGTCGCCGTCAACCGGGAGGTCGACTCGCCGAGTCTCCGAGCGCTCGCGGCCGACAGCAAGAACGACGTCTACACTACCCTCGCCGCGTTCGTCGGCGTCGCCGGCATGGCGCTCGGCTACCCCATCTTCGATCCGCTGGCCGGCGGTGTCGTCAGCCTCCTGGTCATCCACCAGGGGATCGACGTCTCGCGGGAGAACCTCCGGTATCTCTCCGACGGTGCCCCGCCCGCCGAGGAGCGCGACCGGATCGAACGGGCGATCCGCTCTCACCCGGAGGTCCGCGGCGTCCACGACTTCGTCGCCTACTACTCCGGTCACGTGATCGAGGTGGAGTTCCACGCCGAGATCGACGCCGACCACTCCCTCACGAGCGCTCACGACATCGAGACGGAACTCCGGGAGCGCGTCCGCGAGATCGAACCCGTCTCCGACGTGCACGTCCACCTCGACCCCGCCGGCCTCGGCGAGTGGAAGGACGCCTCCGAGCGCTCCCCGTCGTCGACGCCCACCCGCTAA
- a CDS encoding PadR family transcriptional regulator, translated as MKWLRSGLRRDVCVVVASEGSPTAQECKAALESQYDERIDPSTFYGALGTLTDTGHLVKTADGIHDRYELTEAGERALREHYAWVDEALD; from the coding sequence ATGAAGTGGCTGCGAAGCGGCCTCCGGCGGGACGTCTGTGTCGTCGTCGCGAGCGAGGGATCGCCGACGGCCCAAGAGTGTAAGGCGGCCCTGGAGTCACAGTACGACGAGCGGATCGACCCGTCGACGTTCTACGGCGCCCTCGGGACGCTGACCGACACGGGTCACCTCGTGAAGACGGCGGACGGCATCCACGACCGCTACGAACTCACCGAAGCCGGTGAGCGGGCGCTCCGCGAGCATTACGCGTGGGTGGACGAGGCGCTGGATTAG
- a CDS encoding tRNA (N(6)-L-threonylcarbamoyladenosine(37)-C(2))-methylthiotransferase: MARYHIETYGCTSNRGESRAIERRLRDGGHHPADGPADADVAILNTCTVVEKTERNMLRRAEELEAETGDLVVTGCMALAQGEAFAEAGVDAQVVHWDEVPEAAMNGECPTTTPDAEPILDGVIGILPIARGCMSDCSYCITKRATGRLDSPPVAENVEKARALVHAGAKEIRITGQDTGVYGWDRNQGESLLPELLDRICAIDGDFRVRVGMANPKGVHGVRAALADVFATNGKLYNFLHVPVQSGSDDVLADMRRQHRVSEFLEVVETFEDRLDEWTLSTDFIVGFPTETEADHERSMDLLRRTRPEKINVTRFSKRPGTDAADLKGLGGTVKKERSKAMSALKREVVGAAHEAMVGDRREVLAVRPGTGDSVKCRDGAYRQVIVTNADERGVEPGDVLDVEITGHETMYAFGRPV; this comes from the coding sequence ATGGCCCGGTATCACATCGAGACGTACGGGTGTACGTCCAACCGCGGCGAGAGCCGAGCGATCGAGCGACGGCTCCGCGACGGCGGCCACCACCCTGCCGACGGTCCCGCGGACGCCGACGTGGCCATCCTCAACACCTGTACTGTCGTCGAGAAGACGGAGCGCAACATGCTCCGACGGGCCGAGGAACTCGAAGCCGAGACGGGCGATCTGGTCGTCACGGGCTGTATGGCGCTGGCCCAGGGCGAGGCCTTTGCCGAGGCGGGCGTCGACGCCCAGGTCGTCCACTGGGACGAGGTGCCCGAGGCGGCGATGAACGGCGAGTGTCCGACGACGACGCCGGACGCCGAACCGATCCTCGACGGCGTGATCGGCATCCTCCCCATCGCTCGAGGCTGTATGAGCGACTGCTCGTACTGCATCACAAAGCGCGCGACGGGGCGACTCGACTCGCCGCCAGTCGCGGAGAACGTCGAGAAGGCCCGCGCGCTCGTCCACGCCGGCGCGAAGGAGATCCGAATCACCGGCCAGGATACCGGCGTCTACGGCTGGGACCGGAATCAGGGAGAGAGTCTCCTGCCCGAACTGCTGGATCGCATCTGTGCCATCGACGGCGACTTCCGGGTGCGGGTAGGGATGGCAAACCCGAAAGGCGTCCACGGCGTCCGGGCGGCCCTCGCCGACGTCTTCGCCACGAACGGGAAACTGTACAACTTCCTGCACGTCCCCGTCCAGTCGGGCTCCGACGACGTGTTGGCGGACATGCGGCGCCAGCACCGGGTGTCGGAGTTTCTGGAGGTGGTCGAGACGTTCGAGGACCGCCTCGACGAGTGGACGCTCTCGACGGACTTCATCGTCGGCTTCCCGACCGAAACTGAGGCCGACCACGAACGGAGTATGGACCTCCTGCGACGGACCCGTCCGGAGAAGATCAACGTCACCCGCTTCTCGAAGCGGCCGGGGACCGACGCCGCCGACCTGAAGGGACTCGGTGGCACGGTCAAAAAGGAGCGGTCGAAGGCGATGTCGGCGCTGAAACGCGAGGTGGTCGGCGCGGCCCACGAGGCGATGGTCGGCGACCGTCGGGAGGTGCTCGCGGTTCGGCCGGGCACCGGCGATTCGGTGAAGTGTCGCGACGGCGCCTACCGGCAGGTGATCGTCACGAACGCGGACGAACGCGGGGTCGAACCGGGCGACGTCCTCGACGTGGAGATCACGGGCCACGAGACGATGTACGCCTTCGGCCGACCGGTATGA
- a CDS encoding HIT family protein: MERLFAPWRIDWVTRDEDDTLDGCPFCVLPDGDDDRANRIVARSDHAFVVLNNAPYNPGHAMVIPYRHDGEYRALDAPELLDHARLKQRTIEAIEAALDSDAHNVGLNLGGGPAGGSIDDHLHTHVIPRWEGDTNFMPVVADTKVIVEAIDDTYDHLHEAFAAQADATVPSPDRAVSLSLSPD; encoded by the coding sequence ATGGAACGACTGTTCGCCCCTTGGCGCATCGACTGGGTGACCCGCGACGAGGACGACACCCTCGACGGGTGTCCGTTCTGTGTGCTCCCCGACGGGGACGACGACCGGGCCAACCGCATCGTCGCCCGCAGCGATCACGCCTTCGTCGTCCTGAACAACGCCCCGTACAATCCCGGCCACGCCATGGTGATCCCCTACCGACACGACGGCGAGTACCGCGCGCTCGACGCGCCGGAACTGCTCGATCACGCGCGACTCAAACAGCGGACCATCGAGGCGATAGAGGCGGCCCTCGATTCCGACGCCCACAACGTCGGGCTCAACCTCGGCGGCGGGCCGGCCGGCGGCTCCATCGACGATCATCTCCATACCCACGTGATCCCGCGGTGGGAAGGCGACACCAACTTCATGCCAGTCGTCGCCGACACGAAGGTCATCGTCGAGGCCATCGACGACACGTACGACCACCTCCACGAGGCCTTCGCCGCCCAGGCCGACGCGACGGTCCCCAGCCCGGATCGTGCGGTCTCACTCTCCCTGTCACCGGATTAG
- the icd gene encoding isocitrate dehydrogenase (NADP(+)), with amino-acid sequence MSYEQIEVPDDGEVITVDEATGELVVPSNPIIPIIHGDGIGQDVGPAAQQVLDAAAEATGRSISWMQLYAGQSARDRYDENLPDETVDAIRDHRVAIKGPLTTPVGSGFRSLNVALRKKLDLYTNVRPTYYLDGVPSPVTAPEQMDMISFRENTEDVYAGIEWEAGSDDVERVREFIEEEMGYEDTIHEGPVGIGVKPISEFGSKRLIREAFDYAIENDRDSVTLVHKGNIMKFTEAAFRDWGYELAEEEYGDDLITEDELWDEYDGEAPEDVVVVKDRIADNMLQQLLTRTDQYDVLAMPNLNGDYLSDAAGAQIGGLGIAPGANLGEGRVLAEPVHGSAPKYAGQDKVNPTAMILSGRIMLEQLGWDDAADLVRDAVEATISAGEVTYDLHRQIEGGTKLATSEYADAVCERIEDLA; translated from the coding sequence ATGAGCTACGAGCAGATCGAAGTTCCCGACGACGGCGAAGTCATCACCGTCGACGAGGCGACCGGCGAACTTGTCGTCCCGTCGAATCCGATCATCCCGATCATCCACGGCGACGGCATCGGTCAGGACGTAGGGCCGGCCGCACAGCAGGTACTCGACGCCGCCGCCGAGGCGACCGGTCGGTCGATCAGTTGGATGCAGCTCTACGCGGGGCAGTCGGCCCGCGACCGGTACGACGAGAACCTCCCCGACGAGACGGTCGATGCGATCCGCGACCACCGCGTCGCGATCAAGGGGCCGCTGACGACACCCGTCGGCTCCGGCTTCCGCTCGCTGAACGTCGCACTGCGGAAGAAACTCGACCTCTATACGAACGTCCGGCCCACCTACTACCTCGACGGCGTCCCCTCACCGGTCACGGCGCCCGAGCAGATGGACATGATCTCCTTCCGGGAGAACACCGAAGACGTCTACGCCGGCATCGAGTGGGAAGCCGGCAGCGACGACGTCGAGCGCGTCCGCGAGTTCATCGAGGAGGAGATGGGATACGAGGACACCATCCACGAGGGACCGGTCGGCATCGGCGTCAAGCCGATCTCCGAGTTCGGCAGCAAGCGCCTGATTCGGGAGGCCTTCGACTACGCCATCGAGAACGACCGCGACTCGGTGACGCTCGTCCACAAGGGCAACATCATGAAGTTCACCGAGGCGGCCTTCCGCGACTGGGGCTACGAACTCGCCGAGGAGGAGTACGGCGACGACCTCATCACGGAGGACGAACTCTGGGACGAGTACGACGGCGAGGCGCCCGAGGACGTGGTGGTCGTCAAGGACCGCATCGCGGACAACATGCTCCAGCAGCTGCTGACCCGCACCGACCAGTACGACGTGCTGGCGATGCCGAACCTGAACGGCGACTACCTCTCGGACGCCGCGGGCGCACAGATCGGCGGCCTGGGCATCGCACCGGGCGCGAACCTCGGCGAGGGTCGCGTGTTGGCCGAACCCGTCCACGGCTCGGCGCCGAAGTACGCCGGCCAGGACAAGGTCAACCCGACCGCGATGATCCTCTCCGGGCGGATCATGCTCGAACAGTTGGGTTGGGACGACGCCGCCGACCTCGTGCGCGACGCCGTCGAGGCGACCATCTCCGCCGGTGAGGTCACCTACGACCTCCACCGACAGATCGAGGGCGGCACGAAACTCGCAACCAGCGAGTACGCTGACGCCGTCTGCGAGCGGATCGAGGACCTGGCCTGA
- the map gene encoding type II methionyl aminopeptidase has product MSVGPLDEETVEKYRRAGEALRTVLDEAAAMIEPGVTHLEVAEHAEARIDELADGPAFPVNISVDEEASHSTPARDDDAEFGEEMVCLDVGVHVDGYVADAATTVDLSGNPELVEAAEEALDVAIDAVAPGVDTGTIGAEIEDVIRGYGYTPVLNLSGHGVEQWDAHTGPSVPNRGVDRGAELEVGDVIAVEPFATDGRGKVSEGNKEEIYSLERERSVRNRQARQILDTVTEKYRTLPFAARWFDVSRAEMALRRLKQQDVVHGYPVLKEEDGRLVSQAEHTLIVTEDGCEITTA; this is encoded by the coding sequence ATGAGCGTTGGACCCCTCGACGAGGAGACAGTCGAGAAGTATCGCCGGGCTGGCGAGGCGTTGCGAACCGTCCTCGACGAGGCAGCCGCGATGATCGAACCGGGCGTGACGCATCTCGAAGTCGCGGAACACGCCGAGGCGCGGATCGACGAACTGGCCGACGGCCCCGCCTTCCCCGTCAACATCAGCGTCGACGAGGAGGCCAGCCACTCGACGCCCGCCCGCGACGACGACGCCGAGTTCGGCGAGGAGATGGTCTGTCTCGACGTGGGCGTCCACGTCGACGGCTACGTCGCCGACGCCGCGACGACGGTCGATCTTTCGGGGAATCCGGAACTCGTCGAGGCCGCCGAGGAGGCCCTCGACGTCGCCATCGACGCCGTCGCCCCCGGCGTCGACACCGGTACGATCGGTGCCGAAATCGAGGACGTGATCCGCGGCTACGGCTACACGCCGGTTCTCAACCTCTCCGGCCACGGCGTCGAACAGTGGGACGCTCACACGGGACCGAGCGTCCCGAACCGCGGCGTCGATCGCGGCGCCGAACTCGAAGTGGGCGACGTGATCGCCGTCGAGCCCTTCGCGACCGACGGTCGCGGCAAGGTGAGCGAGGGGAACAAAGAGGAGATCTACAGCCTGGAGCGGGAACGCTCGGTCCGTAACCGACAGGCTCGCCAGATCCTCGACACCGTCACCGAAAAGTACCGGACGCTCCCGTTCGCGGCTCGGTGGTTCGACGTGTCGCGTGCGGAGATGGCGCTCCGCCGACTCAAACAACAGGACGTCGTCCACGGTTATCCCGTGTTGAAAGAGGAGGACGGCCGCCTCGTCAGTCAGGCCGAACACACCCTCATCGTCACCGAGGACGGGTGTGAGATAACCACCGCTTAA